The proteins below are encoded in one region of Longimicrobium sp.:
- a CDS encoding antitoxin Xre/MbcA/ParS toxin-binding domain-containing protein — protein sequence MMAPTDTTERSMNAEVIAWAHDELGIGYREIGRVVRASERTVLRWKSRETLASPRHRPRIQGLNRLKYLLSRVFRDAEGAHGWLHAPVPALGGRTPISYLREGKLRPVLEVLAGFDAGVFV from the coding sequence ACACGACCGAACGCTCGATGAACGCCGAGGTGATCGCCTGGGCGCATGACGAACTGGGGATCGGCTATCGCGAGATCGGGCGGGTGGTCCGCGCGAGCGAGCGGACCGTTCTGCGCTGGAAGAGCCGCGAGACCCTCGCTTCGCCACGGCACAGGCCGCGGATCCAGGGCCTGAACCGGCTCAAGTACCTCCTCTCCCGCGTCTTCCGCGATGCCGAGGGTGCGCACGGGTGGCTCCACGCGCCCGTGCCCGCGCTCGGCGGCCGCACGCCGATCTCCTACCTGCGCGAAGGAAAGCTCCGCCCCGTGTTGGAGGTGCTCGCCGGATTCGATGCGGGGGTCTTCGTGTGA
- a CDS encoding haloacid dehalogenase-like hydrolase: MRRLVLFDIDGTLLTADGAGKRALHDALVDVFGTTGPIDGYSFAGRTDPEIVHALMSAAGLPRDEIDRRLADLWTHYVANLRREMEHTQVEALPGIPELLRRVDGAGGEVVMGLLTGNIEEGARIKVDAAGLAWERFRVGAYGSDHADRPELPAVAVRRARERTGVEYAGKEIVILGDTPFDITCGAHLGVRTIAVATGRHTAADLASHTPDHLFTNFHDTDAAWQAIVGEC; encoded by the coding sequence ATGCGGCGGCTGGTCCTCTTCGACATCGACGGAACCCTTCTCACCGCGGACGGCGCCGGGAAGCGGGCGCTGCACGACGCGCTGGTGGACGTGTTCGGCACCACCGGCCCCATAGACGGCTACTCCTTCGCCGGGCGCACCGATCCCGAGATCGTCCACGCCCTCATGAGCGCCGCCGGGCTCCCGCGCGACGAGATCGACCGCCGCCTCGCGGACCTCTGGACGCACTACGTCGCCAACCTGCGCCGGGAGATGGAGCATACCCAGGTCGAGGCGCTCCCTGGGATTCCCGAGTTGCTGCGGCGTGTGGACGGGGCGGGCGGCGAGGTGGTGATGGGGTTGCTGACGGGGAACATCGAAGAGGGCGCGCGGATCAAGGTGGATGCCGCGGGGCTGGCGTGGGAGCGTTTCCGCGTGGGCGCATACGGCTCCGACCACGCCGACCGCCCGGAGCTCCCCGCCGTCGCCGTGCGCCGCGCACGCGAGCGGACGGGCGTGGAGTACGCGGGCAAGGAGATCGTGATCCTGGGCGACACCCCCTTCGACATCACCTGCGGCGCGCACCTGGGCGTCCGCACCATCGCCGTCGCCACCGGCCGCCACACCGCCGCCGACCTCGCCTCCCACACCCCCGACCACCTCTTCACCAACTTCCACGACACCGACGCCGCGTGGCAGGCGATTGTGGGGGAATGCTGA
- a CDS encoding RES family NAD+ phosphorylase has product MWRHVPAGTEPLHIGWIELARGRWNTQRPRLACLYTALTPEGAIAEYRKHYIDAGLSDIGRTQPRDLVSIHVDVAPVLNLDDEHELERRGLSAVALTGPRRTAYPLCHRIAHEAVADGYRAILAPSAALAGGRVLLVYPESSYGRLLLRNGADRLLLNHGTAPIVP; this is encoded by the coding sequence GTGTGGCGTCACGTCCCGGCAGGCACCGAGCCGCTGCACATCGGGTGGATCGAGCTGGCGCGTGGCCGCTGGAACACACAGCGGCCACGGCTCGCATGCCTGTACACCGCGCTTACGCCGGAAGGCGCCATCGCCGAGTACCGAAAACACTACATCGATGCAGGGCTATCCGACATCGGCCGGACGCAGCCTCGCGACCTGGTCTCGATCCACGTAGACGTCGCTCCGGTGCTGAACCTCGACGATGAACACGAACTGGAGCGGCGGGGGCTCTCTGCTGTGGCGCTCACCGGACCGAGGCGGACGGCGTACCCGCTGTGCCATCGAATCGCTCACGAAGCCGTGGCGGACGGGTACCGCGCGATACTCGCTCCCTCGGCCGCGCTGGCAGGTGGCCGGGTACTCCTCGTCTATCCCGAGTCGTCGTACGGGCGTCTCCTCCTGCGCAACGGTGCGGACCGGCTTCTGCTTAACCATGGCACAGCCCCTATCGTGCCGTAA